In Nostoc sp. CENA543, a single genomic region encodes these proteins:
- a CDS encoding class I SAM-dependent methyltransferase, which translates to MKDLEQRKSWYSQVANIYTSQQRKNWYSEVADAYNKTRPRYPQQLIHRAVELAELPQDAVILEIGCGPGNATVAFAQLGFTMVCLEPSQKLCKIVEQNCIQYPSVEITNTSFEEWPLEPEKYHAVLAATSFHWVSPEIGYAKAADALKADGHLILLWNMTPQPQYEVYAAFEEVYQHQAPALGRYEERETQHKQILRFGQGVIDSGLFKCFVSEEFPCEFTYSIDDYLTLLSTLSPYIALEPQQRNALFAGLKTVLEKNSITNISVSFLSALQIAQKM; encoded by the coding sequence ATGAAAGATTTAGAACAAAGAAAAAGTTGGTATAGCCAAGTAGCAAATATCTACACTTCGCAACAGAGAAAAAACTGGTATAGCGAAGTAGCTGATGCCTATAACAAAACTAGACCACGCTATCCTCAGCAATTAATTCACCGTGCTGTAGAGTTAGCTGAACTTCCACAAGACGCAGTTATTTTAGAAATCGGCTGTGGCCCTGGAAATGCTACAGTTGCCTTTGCTCAGTTAGGTTTCACAATGGTCTGTCTAGAGCCAAGCCAGAAACTTTGTAAAATAGTAGAGCAAAATTGTATACAATATCCTTCTGTAGAAATAACGAATACATCCTTTGAAGAGTGGCCGCTAGAGCCTGAAAAATATCATGCTGTTTTAGCGGCGACATCTTTTCATTGGGTTTCACCAGAAATTGGCTATGCAAAAGCAGCCGATGCTTTAAAAGCCGATGGTCATTTGATTTTGCTGTGGAATATGACACCCCAACCCCAGTATGAAGTTTACGCAGCTTTCGAGGAGGTTTATCAGCATCAAGCCCCAGCTTTAGGAAGATACGAAGAACGAGAAACACAGCACAAGCAAATACTCAGATTCGGACAGGGTGTGATTGATTCTGGTCTGTTTAAGTGTTTTGTCTCGGAAGAATTCCCTTGTGAGTTCACTTATAGTATTGATGATTATTTAACGCTTTTAAGTACCCTGTCGCCATACATAGCTTTAGAGCCTCAACAAAGAAATGCTTTATTTGCTGGCTTAAAGACTGTGTTAGAAAAAAACTCCATTACTAATATTTCTGTATCGTTTCTATCAGCCCTGCAAATAGCCCAAAAGATGTAG
- the aroA gene encoding 3-phosphoshikimate 1-carboxyvinyltransferase, producing the protein MLAAAITLESQEDLSHKLIIQTPTTGVSLQGRIQIPGDKSISHRALMLGAIAQGETEIQGLLLGEDPRSTASCFQAMGAEISPLNTELVRVKGIGLGNLQEPVDVLNAGNSGTTLRLMLGLLASHPGRFFTVTGDSSLRSRPMSRVVKPLQQMGAQIWGRKDNSLAPLAVQGQILKPIHYHSPIASAQVKSCIMLAALFTEGKTTVTEPALSRDHSERMLRAFGADVSVDPETKSVTVTGQAQLYGQKVIVPGDISSAAFWLVAGAIVPGSELVVENVGVNPTRTGILEALEMMGADIQLENQREVAGEPVADVRVRYSRLRSCTIAGDIVPRMIDEIPILAVAAVFAEGTTVIRDAEELRVKESDRITVMAQQLNKLGAQVTELTDGMEITGGTPLRGTDVDSHTDHRIAMSLAIAALNASGVTTIHRAEAAAISYPNFTNTLKQILG; encoded by the coding sequence ATGTTAGCTGCTGCCATAACATTAGAATCTCAAGAAGACCTTTCCCACAAGTTAATTATTCAAACACCTACTACTGGGGTATCCTTACAGGGTCGTATCCAGATACCAGGGGATAAATCAATTTCCCATCGGGCTTTGATGTTGGGTGCGATCGCCCAAGGTGAAACGGAAATCCAAGGGTTACTTTTGGGTGAAGACCCCCGTAGCACTGCTAGCTGTTTTCAAGCAATGGGTGCAGAAATTTCACCGTTGAATACTGAATTGGTGCGGGTGAAAGGTATTGGTTTAGGTAATTTACAAGAACCTGTAGATGTGTTGAATGCAGGTAACTCTGGGACAACACTGCGCCTGATGTTGGGACTTTTAGCATCTCATCCAGGACGCTTTTTTACAGTCACGGGTGATAGTTCTTTGCGATCGCGTCCCATGTCTCGTGTTGTCAAACCCCTGCAACAAATGGGGGCGCAAATCTGGGGACGTAAGGATAATTCTTTAGCCCCTTTGGCGGTACAAGGACAAATCCTCAAACCCATTCACTATCATTCACCCATCGCCTCTGCCCAGGTAAAATCCTGTATTATGCTGGCGGCTTTATTCACTGAGGGTAAAACTACGGTGACAGAACCAGCCCTATCCCGTGACCACAGCGAACGGATGCTACGGGCGTTTGGTGCAGATGTCAGTGTTGACCCAGAAACCAAAAGCGTGACGGTTACAGGTCAGGCGCAATTGTACGGCCAAAAAGTCATTGTCCCAGGGGATATTAGTTCGGCGGCCTTTTGGTTAGTGGCTGGGGCGATAGTTCCTGGTTCAGAATTGGTGGTGGAAAATGTCGGTGTGAATCCCACCCGCACAGGGATTTTAGAAGCCTTGGAAATGATGGGGGCGGATATCCAATTGGAAAATCAGCGTGAAGTCGCCGGGGAACCTGTGGCGGATGTGCGAGTGCGTTACAGTCGTTTACGCAGTTGCACGATTGCTGGGGATATCGTACCGCGCATGATTGATGAAATCCCGATTTTGGCTGTGGCGGCGGTGTTTGCTGAAGGTACTACCGTGATTCGGGATGCAGAAGAGTTGAGAGTCAAAGAAAGCGATCGCATTACTGTAATGGCGCAACAACTCAATAAACTCGGCGCGCAAGTGACGGAATTAACAGACGGAATGGAAATTACAGGCGGGACTCCCTTAAGAGGAACAGACGTTGATAGCCATACCGATCATCGCATCGCCATGAGTTTAGCGATCGCCGCTTTAAACGCCAGTGGCGTAACCACAATTCACCGCGCTGAAGCCGCCGCTATTTCTTATCCTAATTTCACTAACACACTGAAACAGATTTTGGGGTAA
- a CDS encoding thioredoxin family protein, with translation MVLTASTMLPLGTQAPDFHLPEVVSGKTISLASFADKKVLLVMFICRHCPFVKHIQDEITRLSEDYRTSDLAIAAISSNDAEKYPDDAPDSLKALAIEKGWQFPLCYDETQAIAKAYTAACTPDFFVFDAERKLVYRGQLDDSRPSNGKPVTGADLRAAIDAALVGQPVTIEQKPSIGCNIKWKAGNEPSYFG, from the coding sequence ATGGTTTTAACTGCTTCTACCATGTTGCCATTAGGCACACAAGCACCAGATTTTCATCTACCTGAAGTAGTATCTGGCAAAACAATTTCTCTAGCTAGTTTTGCTGATAAAAAAGTGTTGCTAGTGATGTTTATTTGCCGGCATTGTCCATTTGTGAAGCATATTCAAGACGAAATTACCAGGCTAAGTGAAGATTATCGCACGAGTGACTTAGCGATCGCAGCTATTAGCTCTAACGATGCCGAAAAATATCCAGATGACGCACCTGATTCGCTCAAAGCATTAGCCATAGAAAAGGGATGGCAATTTCCGCTATGCTACGACGAAACCCAGGCCATAGCCAAAGCTTATACAGCAGCTTGTACGCCTGACTTTTTCGTGTTTGATGCAGAACGCAAACTTGTGTATCGCGGACAGTTAGATGATAGTCGTCCCAGTAACGGTAAACCAGTCACAGGCGCAGATTTACGTGCTGCTATTGATGCCGCTTTAGTTGGTCAACCTGTGACTATTGAACAAAAGCCTAGCATTGGTTGCAATATTAAATGGAAAGCGGGGAATGAACCCAGTTATTTTGGGTAG
- a CDS encoding chlorophyll a/b-binding protein — protein MRTNNAIVDDQGLMNNFAIEPKVYVDEQGDRTGFTPYAELLNGRLAMIGFISLIALEVFTGHGIFGFFSNL, from the coding sequence ATGCGTACAAACAATGCCATCGTTGATGATCAAGGTTTGATGAACAACTTTGCGATTGAGCCAAAGGTGTATGTAGATGAGCAGGGCGATCGCACCGGTTTCACTCCCTACGCAGAATTACTCAATGGTCGTTTAGCCATGATTGGGTTTATTTCTCTGATTGCTTTAGAAGTGTTTACAGGACATGGTATTTTTGGTTTCTTCTCAAATCTATAA
- the thyX gene encoding FAD-dependent thymidylate synthase: MDRFRVEVIAKTPNPQQVIYAAMHQDYTDGFVFDERDSWPSESECGEIIVKRLLAGERGHYGPLEHPQIVFNCGYFPHSVMQQARTHRVAVSFDVQSFRYTGEQFIDVVEGRKDIEDVFYLRPVGYYTDRQSKKYYYSPEQRSADLEWCLEAAKRYKADFEGGMSEEHARGKVPFDYRQHFVVSFNLRSFLHFCDLRNKKDAQLEIQKLCELMWPHFEQWTPAIAQWYEKTRLGKGRLAP, translated from the coding sequence ATGGATCGATTCCGAGTAGAAGTTATAGCTAAAACACCAAACCCCCAGCAGGTGATTTATGCAGCCATGCACCAAGACTATACAGATGGGTTCGTGTTTGACGAACGTGACTCTTGGCCTTCGGAGTCAGAATGCGGCGAAATTATTGTTAAACGACTATTAGCAGGCGAAAGAGGACATTACGGGCCACTAGAACATCCTCAAATTGTCTTCAACTGCGGTTATTTTCCTCATAGTGTCATGCAACAAGCACGTACTCATAGGGTAGCAGTATCCTTTGATGTGCAATCTTTTAGGTATACGGGTGAACAGTTTATTGATGTAGTCGAGGGTAGAAAAGACATTGAAGACGTTTTTTATCTACGTCCAGTTGGTTACTATACAGATAGACAGAGTAAAAAATATTACTATTCCCCTGAACAGCGATCTGCTGATTTAGAGTGGTGTTTGGAAGCAGCTAAACGATATAAGGCTGATTTTGAAGGGGGAATGTCAGAAGAACACGCCAGAGGTAAAGTTCCCTTTGATTATCGTCAACATTTTGTAGTCAGCTTTAATTTGCGTTCATTTTTGCATTTTTGCGATTTGAGAAATAAGAAAGATGCTCAACTGGAAATTCAGAAATTGTGTGAACTAATGTGGCCACATTTTGAACAATGGACACCCGCGATCGCTCAGTGGTATGAAAAAACTCGTTTAGGCAAGGGAAGATTAGCACCTTAG
- a CDS encoding DUF433 domain-containing protein, translating to MDIQKVLCDRQIIESNPEIMSGTLVFVGTRVPLQTFFDYLEGEAGLTEFLEDFPHLQTQVLQVLEVTVKAMLNQI from the coding sequence ATGGATATTCAAAAAGTGCTGTGCGATCGTCAAATTATCGAATCTAATCCAGAGATTATGAGTGGAACTCTTGTATTTGTAGGCACAAGAGTTCCATTGCAGACTTTTTTCGATTATCTAGAAGGCGAAGCAGGTCTAACCGAATTTTTAGAAGATTTTCCACATTTGCAAACTCAAGTTTTACAAGTTTTAGAGGTAACGGTAAAAGCAATGCTAAATCAAATATAA
- a CDS encoding deoxycytidine triphosphate deaminase: protein MSILSDRDIQRELGKNILIYPFNEDNLKGASYNLTVSKLAWKVRDGESAYDSSINRIVIPENSTVIIQTNEAIWVSKKIAGTYHSKVALVSQGIGHIGTTLDPNYQGVSLIAVHNHSNQSIELEPEKDTFVSLMFYYVKTKSSIPHTNDPGRPEILKLLKQVQVTPEESRWLEEPFRKDTERLRKKLKESDNFKNFKKDLLGNLFYFLPYIILIALTILSLCIYLYLDSNRTIFSENSWYNTVISIFDKTTFLAFGALIVQFTNDVRRG, encoded by the coding sequence ATGAGTATATTAAGCGACCGAGATATTCAGCGAGAACTAGGCAAAAACATTTTAATATACCCTTTTAATGAAGATAACCTGAAAGGGGCAAGCTATAACCTAACAGTGAGCAAGCTTGCATGGAAAGTTCGAGATGGGGAAAGTGCTTATGATAGTTCAATCAACAGAATTGTTATTCCTGAAAACTCTACAGTTATAATTCAAACGAATGAAGCTATCTGGGTTTCAAAAAAAATTGCTGGAACATATCATTCTAAAGTTGCCTTAGTTTCTCAAGGAATCGGACATATTGGTACAACCCTAGATCCTAATTATCAAGGAGTTTCATTAATCGCGGTTCATAACCATAGTAATCAATCTATAGAACTTGAACCAGAGAAGGATACTTTTGTATCCCTTATGTTTTATTATGTCAAAACCAAATCTTCTATTCCACATACTAATGATCCCGGTAGACCAGAAATACTAAAACTTCTCAAGCAAGTTCAGGTTACTCCGGAAGAAAGTCGTTGGTTAGAAGAGCCTTTTAGAAAGGATACAGAACGTTTAAGAAAGAAACTCAAAGAATCTGATAATTTTAAAAATTTTAAGAAGGATTTATTAGGTAATTTATTCTATTTCCTACCATATATAATTTTGATAGCACTGACTATTTTAAGTTTATGTATCTATCTTTACTTAGACAGCAATCGTACAATTTTTTCAGAAAACAGTTGGTACAATACAGTTATTTCAATTTTTGACAAAACAACTTTTTTAGCATTTGGTGCGTTAATTGTACAATTTACAAATGATGTGCGTAGGGGCTAG
- the dut gene encoding dUTP diphosphatase: MKLKIQKLTELAITPRYEHYNDSGLDLFSIEELEIPSKESRIIHTGIAIELPQGTEAQIRPRSGLALNHQITVLNTPGTVDEGYRGEIGVILINHGKKPFHVTRGMKIAQMVITPVIRVEVEQVDGLSNTSRGTGGFGSTGITANV; the protein is encoded by the coding sequence ATGAAGCTAAAAATACAAAAATTAACTGAATTAGCTATAACGCCTAGATACGAACATTATAATGATTCTGGACTAGATTTATTTTCTATAGAAGAGTTAGAAATCCCATCTAAAGAAAGCCGAATAATTCATACTGGTATTGCAATAGAGCTACCTCAAGGTACTGAAGCACAAATTCGTCCCAGAAGTGGTTTAGCACTGAATCATCAAATAACAGTTTTAAATACTCCTGGTACAGTAGATGAAGGCTATCGAGGAGAAATAGGCGTAATTTTAATCAATCATGGTAAAAAACCTTTTCATGTGACCAGAGGGATGAAAATAGCTCAAATGGTAATTACACCAGTGATTCGTGTAGAAGTTGAACAGGTTGATGGACTCAGTAATACATCTAGAGGAACAGGCGGTTTCGGTTCAACAGGAATCACGGCAAATGTATAA